The following coding sequences lie in one Streptomyces venezuelae genomic window:
- a CDS encoding M15 family metallopeptidase produces the protein MTGLVPALRNLALCAAALLSVAASPSPASPTHARAEPKAPREFVALRDVDPTIIQEMRYFTPHNFVGEPVDGYRKPMCILTEPAAKALHKAQRKLLRKGYSLKVYDCYRPQRAVDHFVRWAEDLADERMKAEFYPHVDKSRLFADGYIAEKSGHSRGSTVDLTVVRLPAPPTRPYIPGEPLKPCFGPRAERFLDNSVDMGTGFDCFDTLSHTDDPRIRGKQRVNRDLLRDALGREGFVNLPEEWWHYTYKPEAFPDTYFDFPVSRKSLRGK, from the coding sequence ATGACAGGACTTGTCCCCGCCCTGCGGAATCTCGCCCTCTGTGCCGCCGCTCTGCTCTCCGTGGCCGCCTCTCCCTCCCCCGCGTCCCCCACGCACGCGCGTGCCGAGCCGAAGGCTCCAAGGGAGTTCGTCGCGCTGCGCGACGTCGACCCGACGATCATCCAGGAGATGCGTTACTTCACGCCGCACAACTTCGTCGGCGAGCCCGTCGACGGATACAGGAAGCCGATGTGCATCCTCACCGAGCCCGCGGCGAAGGCCCTGCACAAGGCGCAGCGCAAGCTGCTTCGCAAGGGCTACTCCCTGAAGGTGTACGACTGCTACCGGCCGCAGCGGGCCGTGGACCACTTCGTGCGCTGGGCCGAGGATCTCGCCGATGAGCGCATGAAGGCGGAGTTCTACCCCCATGTCGACAAGTCGCGGCTCTTCGCGGACGGGTACATCGCGGAGAAGTCCGGGCACAGCCGGGGCTCCACGGTGGATCTGACGGTGGTGCGGCTGCCGGCTCCGCCGACCCGGCCGTACATCCCCGGAGAGCCGCTCAAGCCCTGCTTCGGCCCGCGCGCCGAGCGCTTCCTCGACAACTCCGTGGACATGGGGACGGGGTTCGACTGCTTCGACACGCTCTCGCACACGGACGATCCCCGGATCAGGGGGAAGCAGCGCGTCAACCGTGACCTCCTGCGTGACGCGCTGGGCAGGGAGGGGTTCGTCAACCTCCCCGAGGAGTGGTGGCACTACACGTACAAGCCCGAGGCGTTCCCCGACACCTATTTCGACTTCCCGGTCTCCCGGAAGTCGCTGCGGGGGAAGTGA
- a CDS encoding Zn-ribbon domain-containing OB-fold protein, translating into MVANWFAGEGDDFRLLGTRCTACACVFFPREDGFCRNPGCAGGELAEVPLSRRGRVWSYTDGRYRPPAPYVSDPELPWEPYTLIAVELEAERMVVLGQSVPGVSVADLEVGMEVEVVPGVLDEDSGTTWTTWHWRPVEVGA; encoded by the coding sequence GTGGTGGCCAACTGGTTCGCCGGGGAAGGTGACGACTTCCGCCTGCTGGGCACGCGCTGCACCGCGTGCGCCTGTGTCTTCTTCCCGCGCGAGGACGGGTTCTGCCGCAATCCGGGCTGTGCGGGCGGCGAGCTGGCCGAGGTGCCGCTGTCGCGGCGCGGACGAGTCTGGTCGTACACCGACGGCCGCTACCGGCCCCCCGCTCCCTACGTCTCGGACCCGGAACTTCCCTGGGAGCCCTACACGTTGATCGCTGTGGAGCTGGAGGCGGAGCGCATGGTGGTGCTCGGGCAGTCCGTGCCCGGGGTCTCCGTGGCCGATCTGGAGGTGGGCATGGAGGTGGAGGTCGTCCCGGGCGTCCTGGACGAGGACAGCGGGACGACATGGACGACCTGGCACTGGCGGCCCGTGGAGGTGGGCGCATGA
- the ptsP gene encoding phosphoenolpyruvate--protein phosphotransferase, translated as METTLRGVGVSHGVAIGEVRHMGTAVLEPPAKQIPAEEAEREQGRARQAVEAVAADLNARGNLAGGEAQAVLEAQAMIAQDPELMSDVDRRITVGSTAERAVYDAFSHYRELLAGAGEYMAGRVADLDDVRNRIVARLLGVPMPGVPDSDQPYVLIARDLAPADTALLDPALVLGFVTEEGGPTSHSAILARALGVPAVVALPGAGELVEGTVVAVDGSTGEIFVDPSAEKREQLEAAAAERKAALAASTGPGATSDGHKVPLLANVGGPADVPAAVEAGAEGVGLFRTEFLFLDDSTKAPSEEKQVEAYRKVLEAFPEGRVVVRVLDAGADKPLDFLTPADEPNPALGVRGLRSLLDHPEVLRTQLTALAKAAEGLPVYLEVMAPMVADRADAKAFADACREAGLQAKFGAMVEIPSAALRARSILQEVEFLSLGTNDLAQYAFAADRQVGAVSRLQDPWQPALLDLVALSAEAASAEGKSCGVCGEAASDPLLACVLTGLGVTSLSMGAASIPYVRATLGKYTLAQCERAASAARAADSAEEARKAAQAVLSGE; from the coding sequence ATGGAGACAACGCTGCGAGGCGTCGGTGTCAGCCACGGAGTGGCGATCGGCGAGGTCCGGCACATGGGCACGGCGGTTCTCGAGCCGCCTGCCAAGCAGATTCCCGCGGAGGAGGCCGAGCGCGAACAGGGGCGTGCTCGCCAGGCCGTGGAAGCTGTGGCGGCCGACCTGAATGCGCGCGGCAATCTGGCCGGTGGCGAGGCCCAGGCGGTGCTCGAGGCGCAGGCCATGATCGCTCAGGACCCGGAGCTCATGTCCGACGTCGACCGGCGCATCACCGTCGGCAGCACGGCCGAGCGCGCTGTCTACGACGCGTTCTCCCACTACCGCGAACTGCTGGCCGGTGCCGGTGAGTACATGGCCGGTCGAGTGGCGGACCTCGATGACGTGCGCAACCGCATCGTCGCGCGCCTGCTGGGCGTCCCGATGCCGGGTGTGCCGGACAGCGACCAGCCGTACGTGCTGATCGCGCGTGACCTCGCGCCCGCGGACACCGCGCTGCTCGACCCCGCTCTGGTGCTCGGTTTCGTCACCGAGGAGGGCGGGCCGACCAGCCACAGCGCGATTCTCGCGCGTGCGCTCGGTGTACCGGCCGTGGTCGCGCTGCCGGGCGCCGGTGAGCTCGTCGAGGGCACGGTCGTGGCCGTGGACGGCAGCACCGGTGAGATCTTCGTGGACCCGAGTGCCGAGAAGCGGGAGCAGCTCGAGGCTGCCGCTGCCGAGCGCAAGGCCGCGCTGGCCGCGTCGACCGGTCCGGGTGCGACGTCCGACGGGCACAAGGTGCCGCTCCTCGCCAACGTCGGCGGTCCCGCCGACGTTCCGGCCGCCGTCGAGGCGGGGGCCGAGGGTGTCGGCCTCTTCCGTACCGAGTTCCTGTTCCTCGACGACAGCACGAAGGCGCCGTCGGAGGAGAAGCAGGTCGAGGCGTACCGCAAGGTGTTGGAGGCCTTCCCCGAGGGCCGTGTCGTCGTGCGTGTGCTGGACGCGGGTGCCGACAAGCCGCTGGACTTCCTGACGCCCGCCGACGAGCCGAACCCGGCGCTCGGTGTGCGCGGGCTGCGCTCGCTGCTCGACCACCCCGAGGTGCTGCGGACGCAGCTGACCGCGCTGGCCAAGGCCGCCGAGGGTCTGCCCGTCTACCTCGAGGTCATGGCGCCGATGGTCGCCGACCGTGCCGACGCCAAGGCGTTCGCGGACGCGTGCCGTGAGGCGGGGCTGCAGGCGAAGTTCGGTGCGATGGTCGAGATCCCCTCGGCCGCGCTGCGGGCGCGCTCGATCCTGCAGGAGGTCGAGTTCCTCTCGCTGGGCACCAACGACCTCGCTCAGTACGCGTTCGCGGCCGACCGGCAGGTGGGCGCGGTGTCCCGGCTGCAGGACCCGTGGCAGCCCGCGCTGCTCGACCTGGTCGCGCTGTCCGCGGAGGCGGCGAGCGCCGAGGGCAAGAGCTGTGGCGTGTGTGGCGAGGCGGCCTCCGACCCGCTGCTCGCGTGTGTGCTGACCGGTCTGGGTGTCACCTCCCTGTCGATGGGTGCGGCGTCCATTCCTTACGTGCGTGCGACGCTCGGCAAGTACACGCTGGCTCAGTGCGAGCGTGCCGCGTCGGCGGCGCGTGCCGCCGACAGTGCGGAAGAGGCCCGCAAGGCCGCGCAGGCGGTGCTGTCCGGCGAGTAG
- a CDS encoding lipid-transfer protein — MTTEVAVLGAGMHPWGKWGRGFVEYGVAAARAALADAGVAWRDVGSIVGADTVRGGYPGYVAGATFARALGWQGARVASVYAACASGAQAIGAARTQILAGMADVVLVVGADAAPKGFFRPAGGDRPDDPDWLRFRVLGATNPAYFGLYARRRMAVHGDTLEDFAQVKVKNAAAGALNANARYRKAVTAEEVAASAVVADPLRLLDICATSDGAAALVLSSMEFARRHGAADPVRIRAVSTVTPTYPTTVLDLPDIATDSAAVVAPADGTFRSSIARAAYEEAGIGPEDISLAEVYDLSTALELQWYEDLGLCGEGEGAKLLRDGVTAPGGRVPVNTSGGLASFGEAVPAQAIAQVCEVTWQLRGTAGARQIEGARVGVTANQGLFGHGSSVVAVR, encoded by the coding sequence ATGACCACGGAGGTGGCGGTGCTCGGCGCGGGCATGCACCCCTGGGGCAAGTGGGGGCGCGGTTTCGTCGAGTACGGAGTGGCGGCCGCGCGCGCGGCGCTCGCGGACGCCGGCGTCGCGTGGCGGGACGTGGGTTCGATCGTCGGGGCCGACACGGTCCGCGGCGGCTATCCGGGGTACGTGGCGGGGGCCACGTTCGCCAGGGCGCTCGGCTGGCAGGGCGCACGCGTGGCGAGTGTGTACGCGGCCTGCGCGTCCGGCGCCCAGGCGATCGGCGCGGCACGGACGCAGATCCTCGCGGGCATGGCAGACGTGGTCCTGGTGGTGGGCGCCGACGCGGCACCGAAGGGGTTCTTCCGTCCGGCGGGCGGGGACCGGCCCGACGACCCCGACTGGCTGCGGTTCCGCGTCCTCGGAGCGACCAACCCGGCCTACTTCGGCCTGTACGCGCGTCGCCGGATGGCCGTGCACGGCGACACCCTGGAGGACTTCGCCCAGGTCAAGGTGAAGAACGCCGCGGCGGGCGCGCTCAACGCGAACGCGCGCTACCGCAAGGCGGTCACCGCGGAGGAGGTCGCCGCGTCGGCCGTGGTGGCCGATCCGCTGCGGCTGCTCGACATCTGTGCCACCTCGGACGGCGCCGCGGCCCTGGTGCTCTCCAGCATGGAGTTCGCCCGTCGTCACGGAGCGGCGGATCCGGTGCGCATCCGCGCGGTGTCCACCGTCACCCCGACGTACCCGACGACGGTGCTCGACCTGCCGGACATCGCGACGGACTCGGCGGCCGTCGTGGCCCCCGCCGACGGGACGTTCCGGTCGTCCATCGCGCGAGCGGCGTACGAAGAAGCGGGCATAGGCCCGGAGGACATATCGCTGGCGGAGGTCTACGACCTGTCGACCGCCCTGGAACTGCAGTGGTACGAGGACCTGGGCCTGTGCGGCGAGGGCGAGGGCGCCAAGCTGCTGCGCGACGGAGTGACGGCGCCCGGCGGACGCGTGCCGGTGAACACCAGTGGGGGTCTCGCCTCCTTCGGGGAGGCGGTGCCGGCGCAGGCCATCGCGCAAGTCTGCGAAGTGACGTGGCAGTTGAGAGGGACGGCAGGGGCGCGTCAGATCGAAGGGGCGCGTGTGGGGGTCACCGCGAACCAGGGCCTCTTCGGACACGGGTCGTCGGTCGTGGCGGTGCGCTGA
- a CDS encoding acetoacetate--CoA ligase, which produces MTSSANPAPLWQPSPERIAEAQVTRFQAWAAERYGAPADGGYEALHRWSVTELETFWKAVTDWFDVRFTTPYARVLGDRTMPGAEWFPGATLNYAEHALRAADDPTRADTPALLHVDESHDPQSVTWAELRRQVGSLTAELRTLGVRPGERVSGYLPNIPQAVVALLATAAVGAVWTSCAPDFGARSVLDRFQQVEPVVLFTVDGYRYGGKEHDRRDTVAELRSELPSLRAVVHIPLLGTEAPEGALEWSALTSGDTAPSYEAVPFDHPLWVLYSSGTTGLPKAIVQSQGGILVEHLKQLGLHCDLGPDDRFFWYTSTGWMMWNFLVSGLLTGTTIVLYDGSPGHPDTAAQWRIAERTGATLFGTSAAYVMACRKADVHPARDFDLSRVTCVATTGSPLPPDGFRWLHDEFADTPGGLWTASVSGGTDVCSCFAGAVPTLPVHIGELQAPCLGTDLQSWDPHGKPLTDEVGELVVTNPMPSMPIHFWNDPDGARYHDSYFDTYPGVWRHGDWITLTSRGSVVIHGRSDSTLNRQGVRMGSADIYEAVERLPEIRESLVIGVEQPDGGYWMPLFVHLAEGAALDDTLRDRIKRTIREQLSPRHVPDEVIEVPGIPHTLTGKRIEVPVKRLLQGTPLDKAVNPGSVDRLELLDFYADLARKRA; this is translated from the coding sequence ATGACGTCCTCAGCGAACCCTGCGCCGCTCTGGCAGCCGAGCCCGGAGAGGATCGCCGAAGCGCAGGTCACCCGGTTCCAGGCCTGGGCCGCCGAGCGCTACGGAGCCCCGGCCGACGGAGGCTACGAAGCGCTGCACCGCTGGTCGGTGACCGAGCTCGAGACGTTCTGGAAGGCCGTCACCGACTGGTTCGACGTCCGCTTCACCACCCCCTACGCGCGCGTACTGGGCGACCGCACCATGCCCGGAGCCGAGTGGTTCCCCGGCGCGACCCTCAACTACGCCGAACACGCACTGCGCGCCGCCGACGACCCCACGCGCGCGGACACCCCCGCCCTCCTCCACGTGGACGAGAGCCACGACCCGCAGTCCGTCACCTGGGCCGAGCTGCGCCGCCAAGTCGGCTCCCTCACGGCGGAACTGCGCACCCTCGGCGTACGCCCCGGAGAGCGCGTCAGCGGCTACCTGCCGAACATCCCGCAGGCCGTCGTCGCCCTCCTGGCCACCGCGGCCGTCGGCGCCGTCTGGACCTCCTGCGCCCCCGACTTCGGCGCCCGCAGCGTCCTCGACCGCTTCCAGCAGGTCGAACCCGTCGTCCTGTTCACCGTCGACGGCTACCGCTACGGAGGCAAGGAGCACGACCGCCGCGACACCGTCGCCGAACTCCGCTCCGAACTGCCCAGCCTCCGCGCGGTCGTCCACATCCCGCTGCTCGGCACCGAGGCCCCCGAAGGCGCCCTGGAATGGTCGGCCCTCACCTCGGGGGACACCGCCCCCAGCTATGAAGCCGTGCCGTTCGACCACCCCCTGTGGGTGCTCTACTCGTCCGGCACCACCGGCCTGCCCAAGGCGATCGTCCAGTCCCAGGGCGGCATCCTCGTCGAACACCTCAAGCAGCTCGGTCTGCACTGCGACCTCGGCCCCGACGACCGCTTCTTCTGGTACACCTCCACCGGCTGGATGATGTGGAACTTCCTCGTCTCCGGCCTCCTCACGGGCACCACGATCGTTCTCTACGACGGCAGCCCGGGCCACCCCGACACCGCGGCCCAGTGGCGCATCGCCGAACGCACCGGAGCCACCCTCTTCGGCACATCGGCCGCATACGTCATGGCCTGCCGCAAGGCCGATGTCCACCCCGCCCGCGACTTCGACCTCTCCCGCGTCACCTGCGTCGCCACGACCGGCTCCCCGCTGCCACCGGACGGCTTCCGCTGGCTGCACGACGAGTTCGCCGACACCCCGGGCGGACTGTGGACCGCCTCGGTCAGCGGCGGCACCGACGTCTGCTCCTGCTTCGCCGGAGCCGTCCCCACGCTTCCCGTGCACATCGGGGAACTCCAGGCACCCTGCCTCGGCACGGACCTGCAGTCCTGGGACCCCCACGGCAAGCCGCTCACCGACGAGGTCGGCGAACTGGTCGTCACCAACCCCATGCCGTCCATGCCCATCCACTTCTGGAACGACCCGGACGGCGCCCGCTACCACGACAGCTACTTCGACACCTACCCCGGCGTCTGGCGGCACGGCGACTGGATCACCCTCACCTCACGCGGCTCGGTGGTCATCCACGGCCGCTCGGACTCCACGCTCAACCGCCAGGGCGTCCGCATGGGATCCGCTGACATCTACGAAGCCGTCGAACGCCTCCCAGAGATCCGCGAATCCCTCGTCATCGGCGTCGAACAGCCCGACGGCGGCTACTGGATGCCGCTCTTCGTCCACCTCGCCGAGGGCGCCGCCCTCGACGACACCCTCCGTGACCGGATCAAGCGGACGATCCGCGAGCAGCTCTCCCCGCGCCACGTCCCCGACGAGGTCATCGAGGTCCCCGGCATCCCGCACACCCTCACCGGCAAGCGCATCGAAGTGCCGGTCAAGCGCCTCCTGCAAGGGACCCCTCTGGACAAGGCGGTCAATCCGGGCTCCGTCGACCGCCTCGAACTCCTCGACTTCTACGCGGACCTGGCCCGCAAGCGAGCCTGA
- a CDS encoding glycoside hydrolase family 31 protein, protein MNGRDLVRSVKVVGMVGTAQGLRTVRSSWRRWRADAAAVVPPGTERARVPGPVTGMEQEPGGGVVRFARAELRVRVTAGGAVFLGWDGAEPEPSYAVAGRSPEPDPRAVLEPDTEGGWRVVSERVTVVVSRYGAVELRTPGGVTLRRDLPPRWWERADGGAGRWVQRSEVPAEARFFGLGGRSSGPRLRNGTYRLWNTDPGGSFGPGDDPLYITMPVQMVVADAATHLVFHDNTWEGAVAVHEGVEGAGSGHDRPGSCEVRMSGGPLRYWAMVGTPARVLHTWASLTGPPALPPAWALGHHHARWGFGSEQEVRRIVAGYQERGLPLDAVHLDIDHYEAHQVFTVDRERFPELPQLADELRKGGIRLVSIVDPAVKSERGVEAYDSGMAADVFVRDASGRPVRGVVWPGEAVFPDFTDPRAREWWGTLYKERLDQGFSGFWHDMNEPVSFAAFGEATLPRSARHSLEGRGGDHREAHNVYGLAMARAGYEAVRALHPEERPFLFSRSGWAGMQRYGGTWSGDVSTGWPGLRASLSLVLGLGLCGVPYSGPDVGGFDGSPSPELYLRWFQLGAYLPLFRTHAAIGAGRREPWEFGDEVLGHAREVLVERRRLLPYFVTLAHLARRTGAPYVRPLWWGNPEDRALRDCEDAFLLGDSLLVAPVLEGGAIRRTVRLPRGRWYDTVTGRAYEGPAKVLVDAPLSRVPVFARAGTVLPVRGSDGGIELEAWAPARGRSGGGLVVADAGDGWAEAELERFTTRWSEGQVVVEREGGEDGPAPGRPVRVRGVDG, encoded by the coding sequence ATGAACGGTCGTGACCTGGTGCGTTCGGTGAAGGTGGTCGGCATGGTCGGCACGGCGCAGGGGTTGCGCACGGTGCGCTCCTCGTGGCGCAGATGGCGGGCGGACGCGGCGGCGGTCGTGCCGCCGGGCACGGAGCGCGCGCGGGTGCCGGGGCCCGTGACGGGGATGGAGCAGGAGCCGGGTGGTGGGGTGGTGCGGTTCGCCCGTGCCGAGCTGCGGGTGCGGGTGACCGCGGGCGGGGCGGTCTTCCTGGGGTGGGACGGGGCGGAGCCCGAGCCGTCGTACGCGGTGGCGGGCCGGAGCCCCGAGCCGGATCCTCGGGCCGTCCTGGAGCCCGACACGGAGGGCGGCTGGCGGGTGGTCTCGGAGCGCGTGACGGTGGTCGTGTCGCGGTACGGGGCGGTGGAGCTGCGCACGCCCGGCGGTGTGACGTTGCGGCGGGATCTGCCGCCGCGCTGGTGGGAGCGGGCCGACGGTGGCGCGGGGCGCTGGGTGCAGCGGTCGGAGGTGCCGGCGGAGGCGCGGTTCTTCGGTCTCGGCGGCCGGTCCTCCGGGCCCCGGCTGCGGAACGGGACGTACCGGCTGTGGAACACGGATCCTGGTGGGTCCTTCGGGCCGGGCGACGATCCGCTGTACATCACCATGCCGGTGCAGATGGTGGTGGCCGACGCCGCCACGCATCTGGTGTTCCACGACAACACGTGGGAGGGCGCCGTCGCGGTCCACGAGGGCGTGGAGGGTGCCGGTTCCGGTCACGACAGGCCCGGTTCGTGCGAGGTGCGGATGAGTGGCGGCCCGCTGCGGTACTGGGCGATGGTCGGCACTCCCGCGCGCGTGCTGCACACATGGGCGTCGCTCACCGGTCCGCCGGCGCTGCCGCCCGCGTGGGCGCTCGGGCATCATCACGCGCGGTGGGGCTTCGGCAGCGAGCAGGAGGTGCGGCGGATCGTCGCCGGCTATCAGGAGCGCGGGCTGCCGCTGGACGCGGTGCACCTGGACATCGATCACTACGAAGCGCATCAGGTGTTCACCGTCGACAGGGAGCGGTTTCCGGAGCTGCCGCAGCTCGCGGACGAGTTGCGCAAGGGCGGGATCCGGCTCGTGTCGATCGTCGACCCGGCGGTGAAGTCCGAGCGGGGAGTGGAGGCGTACGACAGCGGGATGGCAGCCGATGTCTTCGTGCGGGATGCGTCGGGGCGTCCGGTGCGCGGTGTCGTGTGGCCCGGGGAGGCGGTGTTTCCCGATTTCACCGATCCACGCGCGCGTGAGTGGTGGGGCACGCTCTACAAGGAGCGTCTCGATCAGGGCTTCTCGGGTTTCTGGCACGACATGAACGAGCCGGTGTCGTTCGCGGCCTTCGGTGAGGCGACGCTGCCGCGGTCGGCGCGGCACTCCCTGGAGGGGCGTGGCGGTGACCATCGCGAGGCGCACAACGTGTACGGCCTCGCGATGGCCCGCGCCGGGTACGAGGCGGTGCGTGCGCTGCATCCCGAGGAGCGGCCCTTCTTGTTCTCGCGTTCCGGATGGGCGGGGATGCAGCGCTACGGAGGGACGTGGTCCGGGGACGTGTCGACGGGCTGGCCGGGGCTGCGGGCGTCGCTGTCGCTGGTGCTGGGGCTCGGGTTGTGCGGTGTGCCGTACTCGGGTCCTGATGTGGGGGGCTTCGACGGGAGCCCGTCGCCGGAGCTGTATCTGCGGTGGTTCCAGCTGGGTGCGTATCTGCCGCTGTTTCGTACGCATGCGGCGATCGGGGCGGGGCGGCGTGAGCCGTGGGAGTTCGGCGACGAGGTGCTGGGGCACGCGCGTGAGGTGCTTGTCGAGCGCAGGCGGCTGTTGCCGTACTTCGTGACGCTGGCCCATCTCGCGCGGCGTACCGGCGCTCCTTATGTGCGGCCCTTGTGGTGGGGGAACCCGGAGGACAGGGCGTTGCGGGACTGTGAGGACGCGTTCCTGCTCGGTGATTCCTTGTTGGTGGCGCCGGTGCTGGAGGGCGGTGCGATACGGCGGACGGTGCGGTTGCCGCGGGGGCGCTGGTACGACACGGTGACCGGCCGGGCGTACGAGGGGCCCGCGAAGGTGCTGGTGGACGCTCCGTTGTCACGCGTTCCGGTGTTCGCGCGTGCGGGCACGGTGCTGCCGGTGCGCGGAAGTGACGGCGGCATCGAGTTGGAGGCGTGGGCGCCTGCCCGGGGGCGTTCCGGGGGCGGCCTCGTGGTGGCCGACGCGGGCGACGGGTGGGCGGAGGCGGAGCTCGAGCGGTTCACGACGCGGTGGAGCGAGGGGCAGGTCGTCGTCGAGCGGGAGGGGGGCGAGGACGGGCCCGCACCGGGGCGTCCGGTGCGGGTGCGGGGTGTGGACGGGTGA
- a CDS encoding MIP/aquaporin family protein, giving the protein MYSNGDIFVGEVIGTAILILLGAGVCAAVTLSHSKAKASGWVVIAFGWGFGVLAGAYTAGPLSGGHLNPAVTLGIAIDTGEWDKTWIYVLGQMVGAMLGAVLAYLVYLAQFNANVTRGAKGDSEGVHVPTPTLGIFSTIPEIRNPVANIITEVIATVALVLPILAFGLTKGLGESGTQTLIVAFLVVGIGLSLGGPTGYAINPARDLGPRIVHTFLPIPNKGTSDWSYAWIPVAGPLIGGALAGLIYNAAF; this is encoded by the coding sequence ATGTACTCGAACGGGGACATCTTCGTCGGTGAGGTCATCGGCACCGCGATTCTGATTCTGCTCGGCGCCGGCGTGTGCGCCGCCGTCACACTCAGCCATTCGAAGGCGAAGGCCTCCGGGTGGGTCGTCATCGCCTTCGGATGGGGCTTCGGCGTGCTCGCCGGCGCGTACACCGCGGGCCCGCTCTCCGGTGGTCACCTCAACCCCGCCGTCACGCTCGGCATCGCGATCGACACCGGGGAGTGGGACAAGACCTGGATCTACGTCCTCGGGCAGATGGTCGGCGCGATGCTGGGTGCCGTCCTCGCCTACCTCGTGTACCTGGCCCAGTTCAACGCCAATGTCACGCGCGGCGCGAAGGGCGACTCGGAGGGCGTGCACGTGCCGACGCCGACGCTCGGGATCTTCTCCACCATCCCCGAGATCCGGAACCCGGTCGCCAACATCATCACCGAGGTCATCGCGACGGTCGCCCTGGTACTGCCCATCCTGGCCTTCGGGCTCACCAAGGGCCTCGGCGAATCCGGCACACAGACGCTGATCGTGGCCTTCCTCGTCGTCGGCATCGGCCTCTCCCTCGGTGGTCCCACGGGGTACGCCATCAACCCCGCGCGCGACCTCGGTCCGCGCATCGTGCACACGTTCCTGCCGATCCCCAACAAGGGCACGTCCGACTGGAGCTACGCCTGGATCCCGGTGGCAGGGCCCCTGATCGGCGGCGCTCTCGCGGGCCTCATCTACAACGCAGCCTTCTGA
- a CDS encoding NUDIX domain-containing protein: MSASPHSTNSVPGSHCSSCGTSYEGQPEGWPRTCADCGAVAYRNPLPVAVALQPVYDTQGTGLVVITRTIPPARGGIALPGGFIDDREDWRDAVVRELKEETGIGAESRDVRLADAMSATDGHLLLFGLLPARPAADLPPSAPTDETEGRHLLRRPEELAFPLHTLAARAWFEGRY; the protein is encoded by the coding sequence GTGTCCGCATCCCCACACTCCACCAACTCCGTTCCGGGCTCCCACTGTTCGAGCTGCGGAACGTCCTACGAGGGCCAGCCCGAGGGCTGGCCCCGCACCTGCGCCGACTGCGGCGCGGTGGCCTATCGCAACCCGCTGCCCGTCGCGGTCGCGCTCCAGCCCGTGTACGACACCCAGGGCACCGGCCTGGTCGTCATCACCCGCACCATCCCTCCCGCGCGGGGAGGCATCGCGCTCCCCGGCGGCTTCATCGACGACCGGGAGGACTGGCGCGACGCGGTCGTGCGCGAGCTGAAGGAAGAGACCGGCATCGGAGCGGAGAGCCGCGACGTCCGCCTGGCCGACGCCATGAGCGCGACCGACGGCCACCTCCTGCTCTTCGGCCTCCTCCCCGCACGGCCCGCCGCGGACCTGCCGCCGTCCGCCCCGACGGACGAGACCGAAGGCCGGCACCTGCTGCGCCGCCCCGAAGAACTCGCCTTCCCCCTGCACACACTGGCGGCACGCGCCTGGTTCGAGGGCCGCTACTGA
- a CDS encoding PTS glucose transporter subunit IIA, with product MTSVSSPLAGRAIGLSAVPDPVFSGAMVGPGTAIDPAREPSEAVSPVDGIVVSLHPHAFVVVDDQGHGVLTHLGIDTVQLNGEGFELLVNKGDTVQRGQAVVRWDPSAVEAAGKSPVCPIVALEATAESLSDLVEDGEVKAGDALFSWK from the coding sequence ATGACCAGTGTTTCGTCCCCGCTCGCAGGACGTGCCATTGGGCTCTCTGCTGTACCGGATCCCGTGTTCTCAGGCGCCATGGTCGGGCCCGGCACGGCTATCGATCCCGCGCGTGAGCCCTCCGAGGCCGTCTCTCCCGTGGACGGCATCGTCGTCTCGCTTCACCCCCACGCCTTCGTGGTGGTCGACGACCAGGGTCACGGCGTGCTGACGCACCTCGGTATCGACACCGTCCAGCTCAACGGCGAGGGCTTCGAGCTTCTCGTCAACAAGGGCGACACCGTGCAGCGCGGCCAGGCCGTGGTGCGCTGGGACCCGTCGGCCGTCGAGGCCGCCGGCAAGTCCCCGGTGTGCCCGATCGTGGCCCTCGAGGCCACCGCCGAGTCCCTCTCCGACCTCGTCGAGGACGGCGAAGTGAAGGCCGGCGACGCTCTCTTCAGCTGGAAGTGA